The sequence TTTGTAGTCTTTGACTTGCTCGCGTTTCACCCGAATCGCTTCATCAATGCCGAGAAACACGCTGAATTTTTCAGTTGGAATGACCGTATTGATATACGTCGTACCGACAAAGTTGCTTCCGAAGAAAACATTGGCTGAACCGGCCAAAAACGGCACGTCCGTCACATTCTCAATCGTTCCTTTTAAATAAGCCATGGCTGCTAATTTCGGCGTAGTTGAGTATGCAAATTCCGAATTCAGAGATTCAGATGAAATGGAAATTTTGTGGTCAAAATTATCCGACGGTATGCTGGATGGTTTCTTCACGTTGAAGACAACCGAAGTCGAGCGTGTTTGTACGGTAGCCGTTTCCGCCTCCAGCATCATGCTGGTTTCTTCTTCTTTAAACTCTTCTGCTTCCCCACGATCTGCCGCTTTTTTGGCATAGGCTGGAGCTCCGGCGCCCATTCCCGCGGTTGACTTCATAGAGCCAAGTCCGCTGAGTTCATCAGAATAATACGGAGGGGGCGCGTAGATATTAAGATACCAGGCGCTCAGAGCCGGCATGCTTCCGGAAATATTAGGGCGCGCGGTTGAAATAGATAAGGCCACATTTTTCCAATCCTCTCCCGTTCTCTGCGAGATCATGGCGTAATAAACCAATTCGACCGTCTTATCTTCGGGCGAGACGCGCACATCATACACCGGATACCATTTTGCGCCTCCGATCACGTACATCAGGTCAAAGTTCATATTGCCCGCTTTCGCGACGGAAACGTTTAAAAGAGCTTTTTTCTTGGATAACTTTCCATAACCGGACAGTTGACTGATCTGATTTTGCAAACCGGTCTTGCGTGAACTCAAATCGGATTTCTTTTTTTCAAGACCACGGATCTCTTCGTTAATTTTTTCGAAATTTCCGTCGTAAAAAACGAACAATCTCGTCCACTCATCCAGGCTTGGACGAGGGCTTTCTTTTGTAATAGCTTGATTCGTTGCATTATTTTTAATCAGATCCAAAAAATCTTTTTCTTTTGAGAGAAGCGCCTGACGGTCGGAATACACACGCTCTTCCGCAATAAGCAGCTTTAATTGATCTTGAAGTTCCTTCAGGCGATTGGCCGGGAGTGTATCGATATACTCCGTTTCGATCTTGATATCGGTTATCTTGGCCGACGCCGTTCCGGATCCGCTTACGCGAATGGATTGATCGTTAAGGCTAACCGGCAGGTCTTTTACAACAAATTCGTAATCGCCGGGATTCAAATAGATTTCACCGCTGCGTTTGATTTCCGCGCGGTCGCTGTAAACGGTTACCGCCTTAATTTCAGTAACCAGATTTTTTTGCTGCGCAATAACTCCGCCCGACAGGAACATGCACAACAAGATGCCCATAATAGATTTCATATTTCCTCGCATGGTTTACGTCGCCAAACTGTTATAGTAAATAAAATCGTAGAAATGTGACCTTTTTTCTCTCACAAACCGAACTTGAATACGGCGGTAATAACAATAGTCGCCAAAACCACGAGCGTAATTGTAGTAAAGAGTTTCCAACTTCCCATGAGTCCCGCAAAGCGGGTCAAGTCGGCGGCCGTGGGGTTTTCTTTCCTGACCAATTCGTTTGCCTTGCGGAAACGCGCCATCGCCATGTGCGAAAGGCCTGCGGCTATTAATCCCAGCGTAATCTTTATATGAACGTGCGTCCTCGGACGAAACCATTCCGCGCCGTGAATAAAGATCAGTGACACGCCGGTAATTATGGCCAAAATCAGCCCGATATTCAAGATCGTTTTATTCATTCTTCCAATGAGATCCATCGACCAAAGTTTTGTATTTTCCGACGTATGTCCATCCATGATATCCGACAAGAAAACATACTGGATCAAAATCGATCCAAACCACATCAGCATGCTGAAAATGTGTAATATCAATACTCCGGGTATGAGAACTTCCATGTCAACTCCTGTTAATATATTTTAGCAAACTTAATTCAATTATAAAACACACCGGCAAGATAACCGACAACTTCCTCATAGTCCCCGCTGACTTCTCCGGAAGTGTGGTAGGACAAAACTTTAGACGATGTCGCGCCCATGTGTTTCGCAGCGATGATCGCAGAAACGATCGTGCCGGCTCCGCATGCCTCGCATTTCTTATTTTGTATGTCGTCGAAAAATTTCTTTTCATCAAAATTTTCAATATCCTTGACGACGATACCGTCCAATTGGTTTGCTTTCTCCTGTGAATAGAAATGCGACAGATCGCTGCTCGCAACGACCAGGCTATTTTTACGCTGAAGAACTTCTCCCAAGATCTCGCCTAGCCGAAAACAAGTTTCATGATCCTGCGTTCCGATAACGATAGGCACGAGGTTAAAATCTTTTAGGATAACCTGAAGAAACGGCAATTGCACTTCGAGCGCGTGTTCATCCCGGTGTCCCATTTCTGTTGCCTTGATCAATGGCGCGTACTTGAGCAATTGATCGCACGTTTTTTTGTCGACAGGTACCGCGCCTAAAGGCGTCATATAGTCGCCGGTGTAAACGGAAGCGCCTTGGAAATAATCACGATGACTTGGCGCCAAGACCACCACGGTATCATACGATAAATCGGCCAGTTGATTATATGCCTCAGCCGCAACGTAGCCCGAATACATATAACCCGCATGGGGGGCAACGATACCGTAGACCTTTCCTGAAACGCGTTTTGATGTAACGTTGGCAAACATTTTATCAAGATCGGTTTGCAGTTTGTTTTTTTCCCCGGGATAAAACATGCCGGCTACAGCAGGCTTACGCGGGTTGAACGCCGTTTTTTCAGATAAAGGTGACATACGGTTGCCTTTCAGTTTTTGCTTTGCATATCCGGTTGACTCACAAATGAAAAAGATTGGTTCAGCCTGAGCGCGCAGTCGAAGGCCGAGACTTTGTCATGGTTCGACAAGCTTGTCCTGAGCCCTGCAGAAGGGCCATCATGACGTATGTGAGTAAAGCGGATAAGCACATTTTCTATTCTTTGATAGGCAAGTTATATTTTTCTGCTTTGCGGTAGATGGTCGCGCGTCCGATATTCAGCCTTCGCGCCACTTCGGACACATTTCCGTCGCAATCGGCAAAAGCCTTTTTCATAACTTTTTCTTCCACGCGCTCCACCACCTCATCCATAGTTCCGCTCAAGTCGATATATCCATCGCGGCTCGACTGAACTCTACTCAATCCCAGCGTCTTGATCGTCTGAGGAAGATCGTCCAGTGTGATCTCGTCGCCCGATGCAAGCACTACAGCTCTTTCAAACGTATTTTCAAGTTCCCGCACATTCCCGGGCCAGTGATAACTCAAGAGAATTTCCAACGCATCTTTGGCGATGGAAGTAAGGTTATTTTTCTTTTCTCTTTTCTTGAACTTTTCCAGAAAGTGAGCTGACAAAAGAGGAATATCTTCTTTTCTGTCGCGCAGCGACGGCATGACTATGGGAAATACGCTTAAACGGTAATAGAGATCTTCACGAAATTTATTCTCTTTCACTGCTTCTTCCAGATTACGATTGGTAGCGGAAACAATTCGGATATCTACGTGAATCAGTTCGCTGCCCCCGATGCGCGTAAATTCGCGCTCCTGAATCACACGAATGAGTTTAGCCTGCGTCGCCGCCGTCATTTCCCCTATTTCATCCAGAAAAATCGTACCGCCATTCGCTTGTTCGAATTTTCCTGATCTGCGCTCCGTCGCGCCTGTGAAAGAGCCTTTCTCATGGCCGAATAATTCGCTTTCCAACAGACTTTCCGGCAGCGCCGCGCAATTGACCGCAACAAATGGCTTGACCGATCTTGTGGGCGTACGGTTGTGAATCTCTCTCGCAACCAATTCCTTACCCGTGCCGCTTTCGCCCATGATCAACACCGTCACATTACTGCTTGAAGTAATTTTAGTTAACGCCGAATATACTTCCTGCATCTTTCCGCTTCGTCCTATAATACTTCCGAAGTCGCGAACCTGGTAGAGCTCCGAACGCAGGCGATTCAATTCCTGTGACATGGAACGTAATACGATAGCGTTACGAACGGAAACTTTAAGGCGATTGGAGTCAAACGGTTTTGTTACGAAATCATAGGCTCCGATCTTCATCGATTCCACGGCGGATTCGATCGTACCGTGCGCGCTCATCATGACAATAGGAATATCGGGATAAAATTTTCGTATGCGTTCCATAACGGCGATCCCGTCCATTCCCGGAATACGAAGATCGAGTAAAACCACATCCGGCGATTCTTTCTCGATCATGTCAAAACATTCGTTGCCGTCGGTGGCGCTGTAAATGCGGTAGTTCTCATTCTCAAGGTAAGCCTGGATCAAACGAAGGATATTTTTGTCGTCATCTACGGCAAGAATTTTCTTTTTCTCTTCGGAAAGTATTTCCATAATTCTACCTTAGGGTCGACTTGGTTTTGTTGTTACGTACAATGTGAGAAATTTTAATCATATTCTCAAATTGAATTTGCGAATCCAGGCTAAATTCCGATTTAATGAAATAAGCGGCTTCCCGGTATTTTTTCGGAAGCCATTCCGGTTTTAATTTCACAACATCCTTTTGCGTTGTCAATATAATATAATCTGAAGAATTTTCTTCAGGAATTAATCTCAACATCTTCCTCAGATCATCCTCCGTGTACCAATGATGATCCTGAAATTCAATAACGCGTACGATTTGCGCCTGGTAACTAGAACATAGTTCCGTGATGCCGCTTTGAAAAGACGTATTATAACCTAATGCGGAAAACAAAAGAATTTTCTTTTGTGTCAGCGTAATTAAGGGAAATTCAACGTCGTCAAACCATCTCTGCAGCGCCGCAGGGAAATAATGTGAAATATACGCTTCCCTCTGCCATCGGTTTGATAATTGTTTTTCGTCGGTTCCTTCGGGCGATTTAGTTATGATCAGCGCATCGGCGCGTTGCATATTACTTTTAAATTCACGTAACCTTCCGGACGGCAAAGTCATCAATGGATATGCCGATTCAAAATAATCCTGAGCAATAAATTCAATCGATTTTTTAATTTTGCGGTATTGGAATGCATCATCTAAAATGATGACATCAACGTTAAATTTGTTTTGTAAAATGCGAACTGCGCAGATACGGTCCGATCCTGAAATAACCGGA comes from bacterium and encodes:
- a CDS encoding mucoidy inhibitor MuiA family protein yields the protein MRGNMKSIMGILLCMFLSGGVIAQQKNLVTEIKAVTVYSDRAEIKRSGEIYLNPGDYEFVVKDLPVSLNDQSIRVSGSGTASAKITDIKIETEYIDTLPANRLKELQDQLKLLIAEERVYSDRQALLSKEKDFLDLIKNNATNQAITKESPRPSLDEWTRLFVFYDGNFEKINEEIRGLEKKKSDLSSRKTGLQNQISQLSGYGKLSKKKALLNVSVAKAGNMNFDLMYVIGGAKWYPVYDVRVSPEDKTVELVYYAMISQRTGEDWKNVALSISTARPNISGSMPALSAWYLNIYAPPPYYSDELSGLGSMKSTAGMGAGAPAYAKKAADRGEAEEFKEEETSMMLEAETATVQTRSTSVVFNVKKPSSIPSDNFDHKISISSESLNSEFAYSTTPKLAAMAYLKGTIENVTDVPFLAGSANVFFGSNFVGTTYINTVIPTEKFSVFLGIDEAIRVKREQVKDYKSEKGLLSKSTKKTFEYKITVESFKKTDEEIVIQDQFPISQDERIKVEPVLPEFEGKEKYTASHPNGIIEKKGNGIVEWRLKIKPKEKIELRIKYNVEYARDLQIDGL
- a CDS encoding DUF2214 family protein, which codes for MEVLIPGVLILHIFSMLMWFGSILIQYVFLSDIMDGHTSENTKLWSMDLIGRMNKTILNIGLILAIITGVSLIFIHGAEWFRPRTHVHIKITLGLIAAGLSHMAMARFRKANELVRKENPTAADLTRFAGLMGSWKLFTTITLVVLATIVITAVFKFGL
- the amrB gene encoding AmmeMemoRadiSam system protein B; the encoded protein is MSPLSEKTAFNPRKPAVAGMFYPGEKNKLQTDLDKMFANVTSKRVSGKVYGIVAPHAGYMYSGYVAAEAYNQLADLSYDTVVVLAPSHRDYFQGASVYTGDYMTPLGAVPVDKKTCDQLLKYAPLIKATEMGHRDEHALEVQLPFLQVILKDFNLVPIVIGTQDHETCFRLGEILGEVLQRKNSLVVASSDLSHFYSQEKANQLDGIVVKDIENFDEKKFFDDIQNKKCEACGAGTIVSAIIAAKHMGATSSKVLSYHTSGEVSGDYEEVVGYLAGVFYN
- a CDS encoding sigma-54-dependent Fis family transcriptional regulator; amino-acid sequence: MEILSEEKKKILAVDDDKNILRLIQAYLENENYRIYSATDGNECFDMIEKESPDVVLLDLRIPGMDGIAVMERIRKFYPDIPIVMMSAHGTIESAVESMKIGAYDFVTKPFDSNRLKVSVRNAIVLRSMSQELNRLRSELYQVRDFGSIIGRSGKMQEVYSALTKITSSSNVTVLIMGESGTGKELVAREIHNRTPTRSVKPFVAVNCAALPESLLESELFGHEKGSFTGATERRSGKFEQANGGTIFLDEIGEMTAATQAKLIRVIQEREFTRIGGSELIHVDIRIVSATNRNLEEAVKENKFREDLYYRLSVFPIVMPSLRDRKEDIPLLSAHFLEKFKKREKKNNLTSIAKDALEILLSYHWPGNVRELENTFERAVVLASGDEITLDDLPQTIKTLGLSRVQSSRDGYIDLSGTMDEVVERVEEKVMKKAFADCDGNVSEVARRLNIGRATIYRKAEKYNLPIKE
- the lpxK gene encoding tetraacyldisaccharide 4'-kinase; translated protein: MVIKAIVEWKNPFIRSVSHVVFFPLSLLFGIAAQFRNKLYDFRIFKSLRCNTFIIGVGSLSVGGSGKTPLVEFLAELLARRGLKIGVISNGYGKKSTGAVVVSDGKNQLTDVYIAGDEAYLMAVNFQKSNLHIPVISGSDRICAVRILQNKFNVDVIILDDAFQYRKIKKSIEFIAQDYFESAYPLMTLPSGRLREFKSNMQRADALIITKSPEGTDEKQLSNRWQREAYISHYFPAALQRWFDDVEFPLITLTQKKILLFSALGYNTSFQSGITELCSSYQAQIVRVIEFQDHHWYTEDDLRKMLRLIPEENSSDYIILTTQKDVVKLKPEWLPKKYREAAYFIKSEFSLDSQIQFENMIKISHIVRNNKTKSTLR